The Halobellus sp. MBLA0158 genome has a window encoding:
- a CDS encoding IS1595 family transposase produces the protein MFPFEVLNSEASAANLLEQVRWRDGLYCPHCRSESVIKHGSYRVYQRYLCKDCDRTFNPKTGTIFAHAKIGLDKLLFAFYAFLRFNTSIHQLDAELTVSYRSLRRRVERSGELLDAPAIDLVGPVEIDEVYVTAGLKGRERDRESRSRGLSTRGRGSYAEDKPPVFTLVDRGSGQRYVVPAKSADESTVRLLLGDCEEESLTVYTDGFRAYDPLEDDENYQRETVIHGEGEYVDGDAHVNTCESHASLARRWLSPHRGVSKDKLTPYLRAFQLRRRILRKPGRDALKEIVRTVL, from the coding sequence ATGTTCCCATTCGAAGTGCTAAACTCAGAGGCGAGCGCCGCGAACCTGCTGGAGCAGGTTCGTTGGCGCGATGGCCTCTATTGCCCGCACTGCCGGTCTGAGTCGGTGATCAAACACGGCAGCTATCGAGTGTATCAACGGTATCTCTGTAAGGATTGCGACCGCACGTTCAACCCCAAGACCGGCACGATCTTCGCGCACGCGAAGATCGGCCTCGACAAGCTCTTGTTCGCGTTTTACGCGTTCCTTCGGTTCAACACGAGTATCCACCAGTTAGACGCTGAACTCACCGTCTCATATCGATCACTTCGGCGGCGCGTCGAGCGTTCTGGCGAACTGCTCGACGCGCCAGCCATTGACCTCGTTGGCCCGGTCGAAATCGACGAGGTCTACGTGACTGCGGGGCTGAAAGGCCGCGAGCGCGACCGGGAGTCGCGCTCGCGTGGCCTCTCGACACGCGGTCGTGGAAGTTATGCCGAGGACAAACCACCGGTGTTCACACTCGTTGATCGTGGCAGCGGTCAGCGATACGTCGTGCCAGCGAAATCCGCTGACGAATCGACCGTCCGACTCCTCCTCGGCGACTGCGAGGAGGAGTCGCTGACCGTCTACACTGATGGATTTCGAGCATACGACCCACTCGAAGACGACGAGAACTACCAGCGAGAAACGGTCATTCACGGAGAGGGAGAATACGTGGATGGAGACGCACACGTGAACACCTGCGAGAGCCACGCGTCGCTGGCGCGACGGTGGCTCTCGCCACACCGAGGCGTCTCCAAAGACAAGCTGACGCCGTATCTCAGAGCGTTCCAGCTCCGCCGACGAATCCTACGCAAACCCGGTCGAGACGCTCTCAAAGAAATCGTTCGAACCGTCCTCTGA
- a CDS encoding glycosyltransferase family 39 protein encodes MTYGIWLLEPHVLGPDEKAAVTKALRMGVTQSIFVRDFKKGGNLYIHLLAASFIVPFVYLTLTSDVGELASEARGLSDFFAASEALQDAFYAFVFSARLLSVAFGLATIYVVYLIGTENYDERTGLASAAIVSVTAGFLQTAHFATEDMLLVFLTVLTLYFLSRDGRHTTLLAAVAAGLAVSAKATGAFLVFPLVYRIIRQNDLGSAAGVASLVVHGIASLVAYLLTTPSIFLYPRFFIQEMMYELSTRSIKGTSGLPGWVAQLGNLLQTTGWPLFVLMLAAIGWSVRRLFAREASRFEIVTALFVIPYYTFIGSWENTAVWYIIPLLPALSVVSGTFVVSVLGDVDLKALRSGRSTRQTALEIAFALLLLTSGLYAGLSAAQNGADARVSATEWTGKNIEAGADVDTYSYRIYQPEFEEGIDVHRYLVKDASGANWTTVQERLRCHRPDYVVLSSSHYNRFFGSVESTSISQTYRELLAGKHGYRRVATFGPDPMTDDFRGVLTSGVVPRKLAGDTQIVVLRRRGNGTSC; translated from the coding sequence ATGACCTATGGCATCTGGCTTCTGGAACCACACGTACTGGGTCCCGACGAGAAAGCGGCAGTGACGAAGGCCCTCCGGATGGGCGTTACCCAGTCAATATTTGTCCGGGATTTCAAGAAGGGAGGTAACCTCTATATTCACTTACTTGCGGCATCGTTCATCGTCCCATTCGTCTACCTTACCCTGACGAGCGACGTGGGTGAACTCGCATCGGAAGCCAGAGGCCTCTCGGACTTTTTTGCTGCTTCTGAAGCATTACAAGACGCGTTTTACGCTTTTGTGTTCTCCGCGCGGCTTTTATCGGTCGCGTTCGGTCTTGCGACCATATATGTGGTATATCTCATCGGAACTGAGAACTACGACGAACGTACTGGGCTGGCGAGCGCCGCAATCGTAAGTGTCACCGCAGGCTTCCTCCAGACTGCCCACTTTGCGACAGAGGATATGTTGCTCGTCTTCTTGACCGTGCTGACGCTGTATTTCCTGTCGCGAGATGGCCGACACACCACGCTTCTGGCGGCTGTAGCGGCCGGACTTGCGGTCTCGGCTAAGGCAACCGGGGCGTTTCTGGTTTTTCCGCTGGTCTACCGGATCATCCGCCAGAACGATCTCGGCTCAGCGGCGGGGGTCGCGTCTCTCGTCGTCCACGGGATTGCATCTTTAGTAGCGTATCTACTGACGACGCCGTCCATATTCCTCTATCCGCGCTTTTTTATTCAGGAAATGATGTATGAACTGAGTACACGGAGCATCAAGGGCACGTCTGGGCTTCCAGGATGGGTGGCCCAATTGGGGAACCTCCTCCAAACGACAGGATGGCCGCTTTTTGTGCTGATGCTCGCGGCGATCGGCTGGTCAGTCCGTCGTCTCTTCGCACGGGAAGCATCCCGCTTCGAGATTGTGACAGCGCTGTTCGTGATCCCCTACTACACATTCATCGGTTCGTGGGAAAATACTGCAGTTTGGTACATCATCCCGCTGTTGCCGGCCCTCTCGGTCGTCAGCGGTACGTTCGTCGTTTCCGTTCTCGGAGACGTTGACCTAAAGGCGTTACGGAGCGGTCGATCCACTCGGCAGACAGCGCTGGAGATTGCTTTCGCGCTCTTGCTGCTGACGTCTGGGCTCTACGCTGGCCTCTCGGCGGCGCAGAACGGAGCCGATGCGCGAGTGAGCGCGACTGAGTGGACCGGAAAGAACATTGAGGCCGGCGCGGATGTCGACACCTACTCCTACAGGATCTACCAGCCCGAGTTTGAGGAAGGTATTGACGTTCACCGGTATCTCGTCAAAGATGCGTCCGGCGCGAACTGGACCACGGTACAAGAGAGGTTGCGGTGTCACCGGCCAGACTACGTCGTACTTTCGAGCAGCCACTACAACCGTTTCTTCGGCTCGGTGGAATCGACGAGTATCTCCCAAACTTACCGCGAGTTGCTAGCCGGAAAGCACGGCTACCGCCGTGTTGCCACGTTCGGTCCGGATCCTATGACGGACGACTTCCGTGGCGTGTTGACCTCAGGCGTGGTCCCACGAAAACTCGCTGGAGATACACAGATCGTCGTGCTGCGCCGTCGTGGGAACGGGACCAGCTGTTGA
- a CDS encoding glycosyltransferase, with translation MASELTQAASPRVSVIVPTYNERENLPTLVEAVDAQLSAEYDYEIVVVDDDSPDETWYVAESLSEDYPVTVVRRRDEFGLSTAVMRGFETANGSLLVVMDADLQHPPSAIPSLLAAFDDRIDLVIGSRYIQGGSVGEFSLARRVLSRGANILATVIFPQTRGINDLQSGFFAVRQDVIEGADLAPEGYKIILEILIKCEYDQVIEVGYEFRQRVAGESKLGLGTIITYLRHLLEMANDSGRSGQFLRFCIVGIVGTLINVGLFYFLLRNDTFYLLAGVVAAETSVVANFSLNTLWTFRSEHDGTLASIAGPFVKDHLVRSVGIGLNLGTLFLLTGSFGLSEIVGQACGIVVAILWNFTGNTHLVWYRN, from the coding sequence GTGGCGAGCGAGCTTACACAGGCGGCGTCCCCGCGTGTCTCCGTCATCGTACCCACCTACAACGAACGTGAGAATCTGCCCACGCTCGTTGAGGCAGTCGATGCCCAGCTGTCGGCGGAATACGACTACGAGATCGTCGTAGTCGACGACGATAGCCCGGACGAAACTTGGTACGTGGCCGAATCGCTCAGTGAGGACTACCCCGTTACGGTCGTCAGACGACGAGACGAGTTCGGACTTTCGACAGCGGTGATGCGTGGGTTCGAAACCGCCAACGGTAGCTTATTGGTCGTTATGGATGCCGATCTTCAGCACCCCCCAAGCGCGATCCCGTCGCTGCTTGCGGCGTTCGACGATCGGATAGATCTCGTCATCGGTAGTCGCTACATTCAGGGGGGCAGCGTCGGGGAATTCTCGCTCGCTCGGCGTGTTCTCTCTCGAGGCGCGAACATCCTCGCGACTGTGATTTTCCCACAGACGCGCGGCATTAATGACCTACAGTCAGGCTTTTTCGCCGTCAGACAGGATGTCATCGAGGGGGCAGACCTTGCTCCGGAGGGCTACAAGATCATCTTGGAGATTCTGATCAAATGCGAGTACGATCAAGTGATTGAGGTCGGCTACGAGTTCCGCCAGCGCGTGGCTGGCGAAAGCAAACTCGGCCTCGGAACTATTATCACCTATCTGAGGCACCTCCTCGAGATGGCGAACGATAGCGGACGATCCGGACAATTTCTCCGCTTTTGTATCGTTGGGATAGTCGGTACGTTAATTAACGTCGGGCTGTTCTACTTTTTACTCCGAAACGACACCTTCTACCTACTTGCTGGGGTTGTCGCCGCTGAGACGAGCGTCGTCGCCAACTTTTCGCTGAACACGCTTTGGACGTTCCGTTCGGAGCACGATGGGACGCTCGCGTCCATCGCCGGCCCATTCGTCAAGGATCACCTCGTACGGAGCGTCGGCATCGGACTCAACCTCGGGACGCTGTTTCTTTTGACTGGTTCGTTCGGGCTCTCCGAGATCGTCGGGCAGGCCTGTGGCATAGTGGTCGCGATCCTGTGGAACTTCACCGGCAACACGCACTTGGTGTGGTACAGGAATTGA